One genomic segment of Thalassospiraceae bacterium LMO-SO8 includes these proteins:
- a CDS encoding quinone-dependent dihydroorotate dehydrogenase: protein MTLADRLMPALRCLDPELAHSLALMALSLGLAPPVTAVPRPILKTRVWGLDFDNPVGLAAGFDKDARVPGAVLGLGFGFTEVGSVTPRPQPGNAKPRLFRLTDDRAVINRMGFNNGGHDAMAARLAKFRAGPMGRGIAGVNLGRNKDSADEVRDYVLGVERLGAMASYLVVNVSSPNTPGLRTLQDRGPLTALLTAVKAARDGLANRPPLLVKIAPDLASADLEDIAAVVADVGIDGIIATNTTISRPAGLRDQQKGQIGGLSGAPLKAMAKGVISDLYQLVGRDIPLIGVGGIATGADAYARIRAGASLVQIYSALVFDGPYLAARIAAELADLLERDGFKSVAAAVGADHR, encoded by the coding sequence ATGACTCTTGCCGACCGGCTGATGCCGGCCCTTCGCTGCCTCGATCCGGAACTCGCGCATTCTCTGGCCCTCATGGCGCTGTCTTTGGGGCTGGCGCCGCCGGTGACGGCGGTTCCACGGCCGATCCTGAAAACCCGCGTCTGGGGCCTGGACTTCGATAACCCCGTGGGCCTGGCCGCCGGGTTCGACAAGGATGCCCGGGTGCCCGGGGCGGTGCTCGGCCTGGGGTTCGGCTTTACCGAAGTCGGCAGCGTCACGCCCCGCCCGCAGCCGGGCAACGCCAAGCCGCGCCTGTTCCGCCTGACCGACGACCGCGCGGTGATCAACCGCATGGGTTTCAACAACGGCGGCCATGACGCCATGGCCGCGCGCCTGGCCAAGTTCCGCGCCGGGCCGATGGGGCGGGGCATTGCCGGCGTTAACCTGGGCCGCAACAAGGACTCGGCCGACGAAGTGCGGGATTATGTCCTGGGCGTCGAACGCCTGGGCGCCATGGCGAGCTATCTGGTCGTCAACGTGTCGTCCCCCAACACGCCGGGGCTGCGCACCTTGCAGGACCGAGGGCCGCTGACGGCGCTGCTGACGGCGGTGAAGGCGGCGCGCGACGGGCTGGCCAACCGTCCTCCGCTGCTGGTCAAGATCGCGCCGGACCTGGCCAGCGCGGATCTGGAAGACATTGCCGCCGTCGTCGCCGATGTGGGCATCGACGGTATCATCGCGACCAACACGACCATCAGCCGCCCGGCCGGCCTCCGCGATCAGCAGAAGGGGCAGATCGGCGGTCTGTCCGGGGCCCCGCTGAAGGCCATGGCCAAGGGCGTGATTTCCGATCTGTATCAGCTTGTCGGCCGGGATATCCCCCTGATCGGGGTGGGTGGCATCGCCACCGGGGCGGACGCCTATGCCCGCATCCGCGCGGGGGCGTCGCTGGTCCAGATCTATTCGGCGCTGGTCTTCGATGGACCCTATCTGGCGGCGCGCATTGCCGCCGAATTGGCGGACCTTCTGGAACGCGACGGCTTCAAGTCCGTCGCCGCCGCCGTCGGCGCCGACCACCGCTGA
- a CDS encoding AbrB family transcriptional regulator — MTADDKTPAPAPDDTENDPESTGPGPETEGNPKTRPLRMILTLALGGAGGILFHELHMPLPWMIGALVFTVVASLSGAPLVRPKRLRLYMVPVLGVMLGAGFTPEAIRHASEWIASLSMLLVYAVGITAMVSYYLVKVAKWDAATSYFSASPGGFGEMALLGEAMGADDRKISLNHSVRIMLTVLIIPFWFKFFEGYQPGNMGALGNMADIRLKDAAILIACAVVGYYVARRLRFPAAQLLGPTLVSAIVHMSGLTEARPPQEIVALAQVVIGASIGCRFLGISLRDMFGTMVQAAGITVFMLGAAFAGAWVVSSFTGLPVNTLWLAFAPGGLAEMTLISLSLGIDVAFVSVHHMVRVIFLVAMAPIAFKLLKGVLERAEAANKS, encoded by the coding sequence GTGACCGCTGACGACAAAACCCCCGCGCCCGCACCAGACGACACAGAGAACGACCCGGAAAGCACCGGCCCCGGCCCGGAAACGGAAGGCAACCCAAAGACCCGCCCGCTGCGCATGATCCTGACCCTGGCCCTGGGCGGTGCCGGCGGCATCCTGTTCCACGAATTGCACATGCCCCTGCCCTGGATGATCGGGGCGCTGGTGTTCACGGTGGTCGCGTCCCTGTCGGGCGCTCCCCTGGTCCGCCCGAAGCGCCTGCGCCTTTACATGGTGCCGGTGCTCGGCGTGATGCTGGGGGCCGGGTTCACGCCGGAAGCGATCCGCCACGCCTCCGAATGGATCGCCTCGCTGTCCATGCTGCTGGTCTACGCGGTCGGAATCACCGCCATGGTGTCCTATTACCTGGTCAAGGTCGCGAAATGGGATGCGGCGACGTCCTATTTCTCCGCCTCGCCGGGCGGGTTCGGGGAAATGGCGCTGCTGGGCGAGGCCATGGGCGCCGACGACCGCAAGATTTCCCTCAACCATTCCGTCCGCATCATGCTGACGGTGCTGATCATCCCCTTCTGGTTCAAGTTTTTCGAGGGCTACCAGCCGGGCAACATGGGGGCCCTCGGCAACATGGCCGATATCCGCCTCAAGGACGCGGCGATCCTCATCGCCTGCGCCGTGGTCGGGTATTACGTGGCGCGGCGGCTGCGGTTTCCGGCGGCGCAGCTTCTGGGCCCGACCCTGGTGTCGGCCATCGTTCACATGTCGGGCCTGACCGAGGCCCGCCCACCCCAGGAAATCGTCGCCCTCGCCCAGGTCGTGATCGGCGCCTCGATCGGCTGCCGTTTCCTCGGCATTTCCCTGCGCGACATGTTCGGCACCATGGTCCAGGCGGCGGGCATCACCGTCTTCATGCTCGGCGCCGCCTTCGCCGGGGCCTGGGTCGTCAGTTCCTTCACGGGCCTGCCGGTGAACACGCTGTGGCTTGCCTTCGCGCCCGGCGGCCTTGCGGAAATGACCCTGATCAGCCTGTCGCTCGGCATCGACGTGGCCTTCGTGTCCGTCCATCACATGGTGCGGGTGATCTTCCTGGTGGCCATGGCGCCCATCGCCTTCAAACTGTTGAAGGGCGTGCTGGAACGCGCCGAGGCGGCCAACAAGTCCTGA
- a CDS encoding NAD kinase — protein MTDAPPVSKIAFVAAKQPEAQEALKHLAHRYGNMPTEDAEVIVALGGDGFMLESLHGAIGSGTPIYGMNRGTVGFLMNEYLAEGLPERIARAQAVSLRPLKMTATDVNGNTTTALAINEVSLLRESRMAAKIRIFIDGVARLDEMICDGVLVATPAGSTAYNLSAHGPIIPMGADLLALTPISVFRPRRWRGALLPRKAEIAFEILQPELRPVSATADYTEVRDVKRVEIHQDHSHRLELLFDPEHNLEERILKEQFEP, from the coding sequence ATGACCGACGCGCCCCCCGTCTCGAAAATCGCCTTCGTCGCCGCGAAGCAGCCGGAGGCCCAGGAAGCCCTCAAGCACCTGGCGCACCGCTACGGCAACATGCCGACCGAGGACGCCGAGGTGATCGTGGCGCTGGGCGGCGACGGCTTCATGCTGGAAAGTCTGCACGGGGCCATCGGCAGCGGCACGCCCATCTACGGCATGAACCGGGGCACGGTCGGATTCCTGATGAACGAATATCTGGCCGAGGGCCTGCCCGAGCGCATCGCCCGCGCCCAAGCGGTGAGCCTGCGGCCCCTGAAAATGACGGCGACGGACGTCAACGGCAATACCACCACGGCGCTGGCCATCAACGAGGTGTCGCTGCTGCGGGAATCGCGCATGGCGGCGAAAATCCGCATCTTCATCGACGGCGTCGCGCGCCTGGACGAAATGATCTGCGACGGCGTGCTGGTCGCCACGCCGGCCGGTTCCACCGCCTACAACCTGTCGGCCCATGGGCCGATCATCCCCATGGGGGCGGACCTGTTGGCGCTGACGCCGATTTCCGTGTTCCGCCCCCGGCGCTGGCGCGGCGCGCTGCTGCCCCGCAAGGCCGAGATCGCGTTCGAAATTCTCCAGCCCGAATTAAGACCCGTCAGCGCCACCGCCGATTACACCGAGGTGCGCGACGTCAAACGGGTGGAAATCCATCAGGACCACAGCCACCGCCTTGAGCTGCTGTTCGATCCCGAACATAACCTGGAAGAACGCATCCTCAAGGAGCAGTTCGAACCGTGA
- a CDS encoding TetR/AcrR family transcriptional regulator: MSRAYKPDETRRQILEAAYGVIHRHGFQAAGLNDILAMTGVTKGAMYHHFPNKMALGYAVVDEKVKAYLEDWWLAPLDAEGEDDPLAAIARTIQDNMTGRVPAIHLLGCPLNNLAQEMSPIDGGFRQRVEELYRAWRRRLSRALTRGQHSGKVNAAADTDEAATLIVAAIQGAFSQTKSAQSMAPFHDCMAGLNRYLMGLRP, translated from the coding sequence ATGTCCCGCGCCTACAAACCCGACGAGACCCGGCGGCAGATTCTTGAAGCCGCCTACGGAGTCATTCACCGCCACGGCTTCCAGGCCGCGGGGCTGAACGACATCCTGGCCATGACCGGCGTCACCAAGGGGGCGATGTACCACCATTTCCCCAACAAGATGGCGCTCGGCTATGCCGTCGTGGACGAGAAGGTGAAGGCCTATCTGGAGGACTGGTGGCTGGCGCCGCTGGACGCCGAGGGCGAAGACGATCCCTTGGCCGCCATCGCCCGCACGATCCAGGACAACATGACGGGCCGCGTCCCGGCCATTCACCTGCTGGGCTGTCCCTTGAACAACCTGGCGCAGGAAATGTCGCCGATCGACGGCGGATTTCGGCAACGGGTGGAGGAGCTTTACCGCGCCTGGCGCCGGCGACTGTCCCGTGCCCTCACCCGCGGCCAGCATTCGGGCAAGGTCAACGCGGCGGCCGACACGGACGAGGCCGCGACCCTGATCGTCGCCGCCATCCAGGGCGCGTTCAGCCAGACCAAGTCGGCGCAATCCATGGCGCCGTTCCACGACTGCATGGCCGGGCTGAACCGTTATTTGATGGGGCTGCGGCCTTAG
- a CDS encoding MFS transporter has protein sequence MTTPAPALHSTKNLVILAICQALFFCGRTLTFFAATLVAISMLGEDLALATAPITMLLIGTSAGTLPAAFLMRTWGRRWGFAFGSAVGSIGALIAAQAIALDSFLLFNIGLLIAGIYTGFAQQYRFAAAEVSPDHLKERNVSIVIAMSVIGAFLGPETALYAKHWITDVPFQGAFFMMAAFTALSGVVILFAQIPRLTKQEYADTGRPLWTIMKSPTFIVALIAALFGYVVMNFLMVVTPVTMGTLKTVIFTHENIKLVIQWHVVGMFLPGFLTGHLIKRFGVVRIIATGAAILLSSVLVALNGVSFAHFLTALILLGIGWNFTFTGGTILITEVHSPAERAKVQGTNDFLLFTGLAVSSLMAGSVYHYFGWAWVNYAMLPVILVILLSALWLRSVRRREQALAKAAAE, from the coding sequence ATGACCACGCCGGCCCCCGCCCTCCACAGCACGAAAAACCTCGTCATCCTCGCGATCTGTCAGGCGCTGTTTTTCTGCGGCCGCACACTCACGTTCTTCGCCGCGACCCTGGTCGCGATTTCGATGCTGGGCGAGGACCTCGCCCTGGCCACGGCACCGATCACCATGCTGCTGATCGGCACATCGGCGGGCACCCTGCCCGCCGCGTTCCTGATGCGGACCTGGGGACGGCGATGGGGGTTCGCCTTCGGCTCGGCGGTCGGCAGTATCGGCGCCCTGATCGCCGCCCAGGCGATCGCCCTGGACAGTTTCCTTCTGTTCAACATCGGGTTGCTGATCGCGGGTATCTACACCGGCTTCGCGCAGCAATACCGTTTTGCCGCGGCCGAGGTCTCGCCGGACCATCTGAAGGAACGCAACGTCTCCATCGTCATCGCGATGAGCGTCATCGGCGCCTTCCTCGGCCCGGAAACGGCGCTGTACGCCAAGCATTGGATCACCGACGTGCCGTTCCAGGGGGCGTTCTTCATGATGGCGGCGTTCACGGCGCTGTCCGGCGTCGTCATCCTGTTCGCGCAAATTCCCCGGCTGACGAAGCAGGAATACGCGGATACGGGCCGCCCGCTGTGGACCATCATGAAGTCGCCGACCTTCATCGTCGCCCTGATCGCGGCCCTGTTCGGCTATGTCGTGATGAACTTTCTGATGGTCGTCACGCCGGTCACCATGGGCACGCTGAAGACCGTCATCTTCACCCACGAGAACATCAAACTGGTGATCCAGTGGCATGTGGTCGGGATGTTCCTGCCGGGGTTTTTGACTGGTCACCTGATCAAGCGGTTCGGCGTCGTCCGCATCATCGCCACGGGGGCGGCGATTCTTCTCTCTTCCGTCCTCGTCGCCCTGAACGGGGTGTCCTTCGCCCATTTCCTCACGGCGCTGATCCTGCTCGGTATCGGATGGAACTTCACGTTCACCGGCGGCACGATCCTGATCACCGAAGTCCACAGCCCGGCCGAGCGCGCCAAGGTCCAGGGCACGAACGATTTCCTGCTGTTCACGGGCCTCGCCGTCTCCTCGCTGATGGCCGGCAGCGTCTACCACTACTTCGGCTGGGCCTGGGTCAACTACGCCATGCTGCCGGTGATCCTGGTGATTTTGCTGTCGGCGCTGTGGTTGCGCAGCGTCCGCCGCCGGGAACAGGCCCTGGCCAAGGCGGCGGCGGAGTAG
- a CDS encoding sensor domain-containing diguanylate cyclase — protein MIENERTLNALLRTVVNRQPLDEVLHACLDIILSVSWLAIQRKGGVFLVRDEDQVLELVSHINLNPELQALCARVPFGRCLCGRAAATGKLLYTNCVDHRHEIRFDGMAAHGHYSVPLVDDGKVLGVVVLYLPHGHAADDSEAAFVHAIADILALVVRQKTLEEKLEKTVLELERQAYFDPLTKLYNRRSFDERLAEQHEFARRSGAPLSCFMLDLDFFKKVNDTYGHPSGDQVLRAVGQHLNQAKRRYDIAARYGGEEFCVVLPDTDLGTAADVAERLRRQIEEAEFDMGDGTRISITVSIGVAVLGPGQSAEDLVKAADTALYRAKQAGRNRIEAAAPGP, from the coding sequence GTGATCGAGAATGAGCGCACACTGAACGCGCTGCTGCGGACGGTCGTCAACCGTCAGCCGCTGGACGAGGTCCTGCACGCCTGCCTCGATATTATCCTGTCCGTCAGCTGGCTGGCCATTCAGCGCAAGGGCGGCGTCTTCCTTGTCCGTGACGAAGACCAGGTGCTGGAGCTGGTCAGCCATATCAACCTGAACCCTGAACTTCAGGCCCTCTGCGCCCGGGTGCCGTTCGGACGGTGCCTATGCGGCCGGGCGGCGGCCACCGGAAAACTGCTGTACACGAACTGCGTCGACCACCGCCACGAGATTCGTTTTGACGGCATGGCAGCGCACGGCCACTACAGCGTCCCGCTCGTCGACGACGGCAAGGTTCTGGGCGTGGTGGTCCTCTACCTGCCGCATGGCCACGCGGCGGACGACAGCGAAGCTGCCTTCGTCCATGCGATCGCTGACATCCTGGCCCTCGTCGTTCGCCAGAAGACGTTGGAGGAGAAGCTGGAGAAAACGGTCTTGGAATTGGAGAGGCAGGCCTACTTCGACCCGCTGACGAAGCTCTACAACCGCCGTTCCTTCGATGAACGGCTCGCGGAACAGCACGAATTCGCCCGGCGCAGCGGCGCCCCCCTGTCCTGCTTCATGCTGGACCTGGATTTCTTCAAGAAGGTCAACGATACCTACGGACACCCGTCGGGCGACCAGGTGCTGCGTGCGGTGGGTCAGCACCTGAACCAGGCCAAGCGGCGATACGACATTGCCGCGCGCTACGGCGGCGAAGAGTTCTGCGTCGTCCTGCCGGACACCGACCTGGGCACGGCCGCCGACGTGGCCGAACGCCTGCGTCGACAGATCGAAGAAGCTGAATTCGACATGGGCGATGGCACGCGGATTTCGATCACCGTCAGCATCGGCGTCGCTGTCCTGGGGCCCGGCCAATCGGCCGAAGACCTTGTGAAGGCGGCCGACACGGCGCTCTATCGTGCCAAGCAGGCTGGGCGCAACCGCATCGAGGCCGCGGCCCCGGGCCCTTGA
- a CDS encoding TauD/TfdA family dioxygenase, which translates to MTIQKKPLGTLGVEITGIDVGRDLSGGNGDNLFGDIRQAWQEAGGLMVIRDQTIDQQQHIDFSRRFGPLFHDEGQPPLQDTVSRYLHPDHPQLYRVSNKVDAKGEAQGRKGAGTYWHSDVSFRDRPAQASVLYAIEIPPYGGDTIFADMAAAYDALSDGMKAMLGRLNAVHDFAVAAATQYAKPVVIDKDFDGANQCVHPIVRTHADTGRKSLYVNPGFTSHIEGFTMEESRPILDHLYKHATQPEFLYRHAWRPHDLLVWDNRTLMHYAVSDYAADRYMERTTVIGERPV; encoded by the coding sequence ATGACCATCCAGAAGAAACCCCTCGGCACCCTGGGTGTCGAGATCACCGGCATCGACGTGGGCCGGGATTTGTCCGGCGGCAACGGCGACAACCTGTTCGGCGACATCCGCCAGGCCTGGCAGGAAGCGGGCGGCCTCATGGTGATCCGCGACCAGACCATCGATCAGCAGCAGCACATTGATTTTTCCCGCCGCTTCGGTCCCCTGTTTCATGATGAAGGCCAGCCGCCCTTGCAGGACACGGTGTCGCGCTATCTGCATCCCGATCACCCACAGCTTTACCGCGTGTCCAACAAGGTCGACGCAAAGGGCGAGGCCCAGGGCCGCAAAGGTGCGGGCACCTACTGGCATTCCGACGTGTCGTTCCGCGACCGGCCGGCCCAGGCTTCGGTCCTCTACGCCATCGAAATCCCGCCCTACGGCGGCGACACCATCTTCGCCGACATGGCGGCGGCCTACGATGCCCTGTCGGACGGCATGAAGGCGATGCTGGGGCGCCTTAACGCCGTGCACGATTTCGCCGTCGCGGCGGCAACGCAGTACGCCAAGCCCGTCGTCATCGACAAGGACTTCGACGGCGCCAACCAATGCGTCCATCCTATCGTGCGCACCCATGCGGACACGGGGCGCAAGTCGCTTTACGTGAACCCGGGCTTCACCTCGCATATCGAGGGCTTCACGATGGAGGAAAGCCGCCCGATCCTGGATCATCTGTACAAACACGCGACCCAGCCCGAATTCCTCTACCGCCATGCCTGGCGGCCCCATGACCTGCTGGTCTGGGACAACCGCACGCTCATGCACTACGCCGTGTCGGATTACGCCGCCGACCGCTACATGGAACGCACGACGGTGATCGGCGAACGTCCGGTCTAG
- a CDS encoding helix-turn-helix domain-containing protein: MGSYKPVNAALRGLDVLAAVNKLKGRATIGELHRETGLDKATIVRMLETLMHAGFVVRDEHHTAYEVTGKTLLLCSGYDRHRAVGRIVGPIIAAFRNRFGWPSDVAIFDHDAMVLIESSRDAGSILVNRLPGYRAPMLGTSLGLAYLAFASTEEREEVLDRVTAMPAVWNEIARDRAKAEAYLAGIRDQGYATMHDEYSRTEYGRRISTIGVPILVGGRSVAAMNVLYLKSALPMAEAVTTMVAPLKACADEIAGALTTGPG; encoded by the coding sequence ATGGGGTCGTACAAGCCGGTGAATGCCGCCCTTCGGGGGCTCGACGTGCTGGCGGCCGTCAACAAGCTGAAGGGCCGTGCGACCATCGGCGAACTGCACCGGGAAACGGGTCTCGACAAGGCGACCATCGTGCGCATGCTGGAAACCCTCATGCATGCGGGCTTCGTCGTGCGGGACGAACACCACACGGCCTATGAAGTGACCGGCAAGACCCTGCTGCTGTGTTCGGGATACGACCGCCACCGCGCCGTCGGGCGCATCGTCGGCCCCATCATCGCGGCGTTCCGCAACCGCTTCGGCTGGCCGTCGGACGTCGCGATCTTCGACCATGACGCCATGGTGTTGATCGAATCCTCGCGCGACGCGGGCTCGATCCTGGTCAACCGGCTGCCGGGCTATCGCGCGCCCATGCTGGGGACCAGCCTGGGCCTGGCCTACCTCGCCTTCGCCAGCACCGAGGAGCGCGAAGAAGTGCTCGACCGTGTCACGGCGATGCCCGCCGTATGGAACGAGATCGCCCGCGACCGGGCCAAGGCGGAAGCCTACCTCGCGGGCATCCGCGATCAGGGCTACGCCACCATGCACGACGAATACTCACGCACGGAATACGGCCGGCGCATTTCCACCATCGGCGTGCCGATCCTGGTGGGCGGCCGTTCCGTGGCGGCCATGAACGTGCTCTACCTGAAAAGCGCCCTGCCCATGGCCGAAGCGGTCACCACCATGGTTGCCCCCCTGAAGGCCTGCGCCGACGAGATCGCCGGCGCCCTGACGACCGGCCCCGGCTGA
- the moaA gene encoding GTP 3',8-cyclase MoaA: MIDPFGRAVSYLRVSVTDRCDFRCVYCMAEDMTFLPKAEILSLEELDRLCSAFVRKGVKKLRLTGGEPLVRRNIMSLIRSLGRHLKTGDLEELTLTSNGSQLARFADELVDAGVRRINVSLDTLDPDRFEAITRWGKLDKVLDGIDAARKAGLHVKINTVALKNFNEDELDRMIEYCGENAFDMTLIETMPLGEIDQDRTDQYLPLSKVRERLEKTWTLTDIPFKTGGPARYTEVAETGQKLGFITPLTHNFCEGCNRVRLTCTGTLYMCLGQDDAADLRAPLRASEGDDLLETAIDEAIGRKPKGHDFVIERRGDGPAVSRHMSVTGG; the protein is encoded by the coding sequence ATGATTGACCCCTTCGGACGGGCGGTAAGCTACCTCCGCGTTTCCGTCACAGACCGCTGCGATTTCCGCTGTGTCTATTGCATGGCGGAAGACATGACGTTTCTGCCCAAGGCGGAAATCCTGTCGCTGGAGGAACTCGACCGCCTGTGTTCCGCCTTCGTGCGCAAGGGCGTGAAGAAGCTGCGCCTGACCGGGGGCGAACCGCTGGTCCGGCGCAACATCATGTCGCTGATCCGCTCCCTCGGCCGCCATTTGAAGACCGGCGACCTGGAGGAACTGACCCTGACCTCCAACGGCTCCCAGCTTGCGCGGTTCGCGGATGAACTGGTCGATGCCGGGGTCCGGCGCATCAATGTTTCCCTCGACACCCTCGATCCCGATCGGTTCGAGGCGATCACCCGTTGGGGCAAGCTGGACAAGGTTCTGGACGGCATCGACGCCGCCCGCAAGGCCGGCCTGCACGTGAAGATCAACACGGTGGCCCTGAAGAATTTCAACGAGGACGAACTGGACCGCATGATCGAATACTGCGGCGAGAACGCTTTCGACATGACCCTGATCGAGACCATGCCGCTCGGCGAGATCGACCAGGACCGCACGGACCAGTACCTGCCCCTGTCCAAGGTGCGCGAGCGCCTGGAGAAAACCTGGACCCTGACCGATATCCCGTTCAAGACCGGCGGTCCGGCGCGCTACACGGAAGTGGCGGAAACGGGACAGAAGCTCGGCTTCATCACGCCGCTGACCCATAACTTCTGCGAAGGCTGCAACCGCGTGCGCCTGACCTGCACGGGCACCCTCTACATGTGTCTGGGCCAGGACGACGCGGCGGATCTGCGGGCACCCTTGCGCGCCTCCGAGGGTGACGATCTGCTGGAAACCGCCATCGACGAAGCCATCGGCCGCAAACCCAAGGGCCACGATTTCGTCATCGAACGGCGCGGCGACGGCCCGGCCGTGAGCCGCCACATGAGCGTCACCGGCGGCTGA